In a single window of the Globicephala melas chromosome 10, mGloMel1.2, whole genome shotgun sequence genome:
- the NT5DC3 gene encoding 5'-nucleotidase domain-containing protein 3 isoform X3: MGMVGPAVQSSRQCARYVGAASEYPVEIRKYEYDPNFAIRGLHYDVQRAVLMKIDAFHYIQLGTVYRGLSVVPDEEVIEMYEGSHVPLEQMSDFYGKSSHGNTMKQFMDIFSLPEMTLLSCVNEYFLKNNIDYEPVHLYKDVKDSIRDVHTKGIMYRAIEADIEKYICYPEQTRAVLAKLADHGKKMFLITNSPSSFVDKGMRYIVGKDWRDLFDVVIVQAEKPNFFNDKRRPFRKVNEKGVLLWDKIYKLQKGQIYKQGNLYEFLKLTGWRGSKVLYFGDHIYSDLADLTLKHGWRTGAIIPELRSELRIMNTEQYIQTMTWLQTLTGLLEQMQVHRDAESQLVLQEWKKERKEMREMTKGSFNTQFGSLFRTDQNPTYFLRRLSRFADIYMASLSCLLSYDVSHTFYPRRTPLQHELPAWSDRSPATRLPLLQEAQAK, from the exons atgggcatGGTGGGGCCAGCTGTGCAGAGCAGCAGACAGTGTGCTCGGTACGTCGGTGCTGCCAGCGAG tATCCCgtggaaatcaggaagtatgaatATGACCCAAACTTTGCAATCCGTGGACTGCATTATGACGTGCAGCGG GCAGTCTTGATGAAGATCGATGCTTTTCATTACATACAGCTGGGAACCGTCTACAG AGGCCTCAGCGTGGTCCCTGATGAGGAAGTCATTGAAATGTACGAGGGCTCCCACGTGCCTTTGGAACAGATGAGCGACTTTTATGGGAAG AGTTCCCACGGAAACACCATGAAGCAGTTCATGGACATCTTCTCCCTGCCCGAGATGACCCTGCTGTCCTGCGTGAACGAGTACTTTCTGAAGAACAACATTGACTATGAGCCTGTGCACCTGTACAAAGACGTCAAG GATTCAATTCGGGACGTGCACACCAAAGGAATCATGTACAGAGCAATTGAAGCAGATATTG aAAAGTACATCTGCTACCCTGAGCAGACCCGTGCAGTGTTGGCCAAACTGGCTGATCACGGCAAGAAGATGTTTCTCATCACCAATAGCCCCAGTAGCTTTGT GGACAAAGGGATGAGGTATATTGTTGGAAAAGACTGGAGGGACCTGTTTGATGTGGTCATTGTTCAGGCGGAGAAGCCAAACTTCTTTAATGATAAGCGGAG ACCTTTCCGGAAGGTGAATGAGAAAGGCGTCTTACTCTGGGATAAAATCTACAAGTTGCAGAAAGGCCAGATTTATAAACAG GGTAATTTATATGAATTTTTGAAGCTTACTGGATGGAGGGGATCCAAAGTGTTATATTTTGGTGACCATATATACAGTGACCTGGCG GACTTGACCCTGAAGCATGGCTGGCGAACGGGTGCAATTATCCCAGAGTTACGATCTGAGCTCAGAATTATGAACACGGAGCAGTACATTCAAACTATGACCTGGCTACAGACCTTGACTGGGTTATTGGAGCAGATGcag GTTCACAGAGATGCGGAGTCACAGCTGGTTTTGCAGGAgtggaagaaggagaggaaggagatgag agaAATGACCAAAGGTTCCTTCAACACCCAGTTCGGAAGCTTGTTCCGCACAGACCAGAACCCCACGTACTTCCTGCGGCGCCTGTCGCGGTTTGCCGACATCTACATGGCGTCCCTGAGCTGCCTCCTGAGCTATGATGTCAGCCACACGTTCTACCCCCGGAGAACCCCGCTGCAGCACGAGCTTCCTGCCTGGTCTGACAGGTCCCCGGCCACCAGGCTGCCGCTCCTGCAGGAGGCCCAGGCCAAGTAG